In the genome of Haloplanus salinus, the window GCGGGTCATATCCGCCCCGAACGCCGCCTCGCCGGCGTAGGGTTTCGTCCACGTCGACTGGCCTCCGTGGGTCCAAGCTCCCATAAGCAGGAAGTGATCGCTCTCCTTGCGGTCGGCGAGTGCGGTGAAGTTGTCGCAGGTCGCCTTCGCGTAGGAGTCGTACCATGACCCGGCATACACCGTCGGAACGTCGGCGCTCTTGTCGTAGTGGACCTCGAAGTTAATGCTCGGGTCCGTCCAGAAGTCGTCGGAGCCGGGCGTGGTCATGTAATCAAAGACGTACGACTCGTAGTTCGGAATCCACCGGAGCGGCGACTGGCCGCGCGTCACCGGCTCGCCCGCGAGGACGTCCCGCGTGTCGACCGCGGCGAGTCGGCGCTGGACGTCGGCGTCGTCGAGTCCCCGCTTCGCGAAGCCGCCGCCGATGGTGAGTGCCCACGTGAGCCACCGGAGTTCGAACGCGCCGTGGTGACGAAGTGTCGCCTTCCAGGCGTTCGCGGCGCCCTGGTTGACGAACATCGCCGAGAGTGGTTCCGGGTCCCGAGTCGCCAGTGCGTTCTGCACCCACGCCATGTAAGAGGTTCCCATTGTCCCTATCTGTCCGTCACAGTACGGCCGTCCGGCCAGCCATTCGACCGTATCGGCGCCGTCCTCGGCTTCGTTCTTCAGAAGGTAGAACTCGCCCTCGCTCGCGAACCGACCGCGAACGTCTTGGATGGCGACCACGTACCCCCGTTCGGCGTACCAATTACCCTGTCGTTCGGCGCGCTTGCGCTCACGCTTGTCGTACGGGGTCCGGACGAGCAGCGCCGGCTTCGGCTCGGCTAACGGCTCCTCGCTTCCCGGTTCGGCCGGCCGATAGATGTCGGTCGCGAGTCCCGTCCCGTCGCGTGTCTCTACCGTCGCGTCGTGACGGACCACGACGTCGTAGTTGGGGTCGGAGACCATCTGTCAGGACACGCAAGAAACTCCGCGCTGTCGTTGCCGGCATCGACTTGGTGTTCTCCGGGCGTTCCGCCACGATTCGACGTGGCTCCACGGCCGTAATCGTTCCATACTACCCGAACGACTGTCGTAACAGAATATTCCTTCGGAAATGACAACGTTTGCTCGGTGAAAGTGAATATACGCGGTGAATAACTGGTGAAGAAGGGCGGTCCCCTGATATCTGAGATACGCCTGTGATCACTCGGCGTGCCGAACGATATGGACGTCGTACCGCGCGTCCGAAGAGAGGAGTGGGCACCGACGCTCGTCAGCGGCTTCCCCCACCCTTCGGGGGGTGGAGTTTCAGTCCGGCCTGATCGTCACCGGTTGCTGCGTAGGCATCAGCGGCGTCTTCGTACAGCGAGATGATGGTGGTGTCGGTGATGAAGACGTCTCGAATCCGTTCGAGACATCCGTTGAGGTCTGCACGTCCTGTATCGAGATTCTCGACGGCGTCAGCGAGAATCTCTCGAAGGAGCGCAGCGAAGCCCGGTTCGAACTATTCGTAGAACGCCGCGTGCGAAAGGTTGTCACAGTCAGCCATCTCGACGTAGCGTTCAAGAAACGCCCGGAGAGATCAGTCTGATCCAGCGACGAACTCAAACGAGAGCGTGTAGAACAACCGGTTTCCAGACATCAATAGTCCTAACAGTGTCTAATCAACAAATAGCGGTCGGTCGTCGCGTTAAAATAGAACGCGTGACTATTGGGGTAAGTGGGTTCCTACTCCATCGCAGCATCGGATATCTCGAGTGCTTCGTCCAGCACATCGACGGCCTCGTCCACCGCTTGTTCGGTGATCGTCAGGGGCGGTGTGACAACGATCGTGTTGACCGACGTATAGAAATACACCCCGTTAGCAAGTGCGTCCGCACCCACCTCGTCGAGGACAGTCGTACTGCTCGACACCTTATCCGCCCGCGCTTCAAACGGAACGCGCTCTTTTTCGCTTCGTGTGAGTTCGAGCCCTTGGTGGAGCCCAATCCCGCGGCGCTCACCGACGCTCGGGTGCCGTTCCACTAGGGATTCGAGTTTGGATGTCAGGTACTGGCCGATTTCACGCGCGTTCTCGATGAGCCCCTCCCGCTCGTAAGTCTCGATGGCCGCGACGCCTGCGGCGCAAGCCGTTGGGTGACCGGCAAACGTGTGGCCCTGATTGAGGAGGGTGTCCTCGAAGTACTCTGCAATCTCCTCGGTGACGGTCGTCGCTGCCAGCGGCTGGTACGATCCCGTTAGACCCTTTGCCATCGTGATGATGTCCGGTTCGGCGTCGTACAACGTTGAGGCGAACCACTCGCCGGTCCGTCCGAACCCGGTCATCACCTCGTCACAGATTAGTACCGCGCCGTGGTCATGTGCGATCTGTTGGAGCTGAGGAAGATAATCGTCCGGTGGTGTTAATACGCCGTTGGAGCCAACGAGCGGTTCGACGAGCACTCCAGCGACGGTCCCCCCCTCAAGTTTCAACATCTCGTCGATGTACGCCAGACTCTCGGCCGGATCGAGACTCGATCCGTAGGCGTACGGATCCGGACCCTTTATCATACCGGGAACTTCCGGTTGAATTTCGGGTCCCTGTGCGACCCGCCGAGGATCACCGGAGGCAGATAGCGAGGCGGCAGTCGCACCGTGATACGATCGGTACCGTGACAGAATCTTATGCTTACCAGTGTATGCCCGCGCGATTTTGAACGCAACCTCGTTGGCCTCCGTCCCACTCGTCGAGTAGAACGTCTTCTGTAGCGATCCGGGCGTGATTTCGGCGAGTTTCTCGGAAAGGCGTGCCCGCGGCTCCGTGGACCACCCCGGGCTGACATATGGGACGCTGCGAACCTGTTCTGCAACCGCATCTGCGACTCGATCTGCATCATAACCGAGGCTTGTACAGACGTACTGGCTGCTGAAATCCAGAATGGATGTCCCATCGGCAGTCACGAGCCGCGGGCCGTCGGTGTCGACGATCTGAGTCGGATCGAAATCTTGCTGACGCGTCCACGTGCCGAGCGTGTACTTTCGGTCGAGTTGCTCAATCTCGTTTCGCTCGGGCGACTGGCTTGCCATACGGATATTTTGTAAGTCATTCGTATCAAGGTTTTGTATTGTAGACTGAGCCAACACCACTTCTTACAATTCATGTTTATTTTTATTCTTTAGCTAAATAATACACTAATCAGCCGCCTTATTGTGACTATGCCGAACGTACGGAGTCGGTATTCCCGTATTATACGTGTAAGATCGCAGTACTACCGGACATATGACCATTTATATTCGGTAGTTCCCATCGGATCAGGATTTAGTCAGGATTGATGAGGTTAGATTCTCAGGAAGCATCCGGATGGGTGTATGAAATTCCCCTCCTATCCAGACACGGTTCTTACGGCCTCTGATCTCGAAACCTTCGCGCTTGGTCTCACCTCGGAGATGCCGATCCCTGGAGTCGAAGGCTGTGGCTTCGGCTCCCGGATCGTCCAGCAGACACTCCTGCAAGCTGCTGTCGATCAGAAGTCCAGCAGGGCCGTCACCGTACCACTCGTGGAACGTACTCTGGCGACTGCAAGCTCACTCAACTTCACACCGTCCCACCTTACGACCTCGAACCCGTCGTTAACTAACTTCTCGTCCGGGGCCGCGAAGTAGTCCGAGAATTGTATGCATTGAGATGGCCAGTCTCAACTACTGCAGGGCAGCAAGAGAATAGTTTTCGAGTTGGCATGAATACTCAACTGTGATGCCATCCTACGAGACAGTTGATGGATTCGTTCCGTCGGGCAGGGGACGAACGAGTCAACGTCTTCGAGGTCGATGAGGTGTATCTGTTCAAGCACTACTTCGACGGTGAAGATGTGTGCAACCGTTTGAAATCCTACTACAACAACCAGCAATACCGATTCGAAGTCCCGCGAGATGACTTCGGGACGCTCCGATCCGTTCTATCCAATCAAGGCTACGAGCTCACCGAGTCGATGACAACTGTCCGAAATCGCTCGGGAAGCGATATCGACGAGAGCAAGCTCGTCGACCAGGGTTACCTAGAGAATCCCTACGTCGGGACGCGGAAGTACTACTACGTCACTGAGAAGGGCCAGCATGCGGTCGACCGGAAGCTGTACACCGGTCGTGACTACGGTGACCTCCACGAGAAGGTCCACCACAAGGTGTTCACCGAGTGTTTCGCCCGGTATCTCGCGCAAACAGAGAACCAACATGTCGAGAAATATTATGAGCCGATGGGCGGCGGAATGGTGTTCGATGTGGCCGGGTTCATCGACCTTCCGGGCGGCCAGCGAAACCTCACAGCGATCGGGGAGATCATCACGACAGTCAAACCCGAACGGGTGGTCAAACACTACGACGACTTCGCGCAGTACGACGGCGTCACCAAGCATTGGGTGGTGAAGGACATCGACATCACCCACGATCTCGTCCGGGCACTCCATGATGCCGGACGGGTGGAGACGGTACCGCCGAAATCGCTCCAGAATCATACACGTATCGCCGAGACGGTCTTCGGGGAGCACGGCGAGTGGCAGATTCACAGCGGAAGCGACATCGTCGAAGCTGTGCGGGCGTTCACCACCGAATCGGAGGATGGAGCGATTGACTAGTTGCGGCGCCCTGAGCGCGCTCGAGAGGGCCGGTCGGACGATCTGGTGCGCTAGTGGACTAGTTCGCCGAAAGACTGGCTTAGGGAGGGTATGGGATGCGCGCACGAGTCCAGTCCATCCCGGCGCCATCGCACGCTTTAGACTAGTCCATCCCGCGGGTCGGCGCACCGGAGGTGGGGATCGGAGAACCGGCCGTTTCGCGAGCGGGTCAACGGGGTGGAGACGCGGTCGATGATACCCCATTAGAGCCATGCCATTGAACACCATCACCGACGGTGCGATTCCTGACACGATCCGTGCGCTCGAGCAGTGGATCTGCTGGCGCGAGGACGATCGCGACGGCAAGCCGACGAAGGTCCCGATCAAACCTTACCGGACCAGCGGCACCCCGTTCGCGAGCGCGACCGACCCCCGGACGTGGCGGGACTTCGAGACCGCGCTCACGTATCATCGCGAGAGTACTTCCCGCACCGACGGGATCGGATTCGTGTTCGACCCCGAGGCGGAGATCGTCGGCGTCGACCTGGACAATTGTCGGGACCCCAACAGCGAGGAATTGGAGCTGTGGGCCGCCAACATCATCGACCGCCTCGATTCGTACACCGAGATCTCACCCTCAGGGACAGGCATCCACGTCCTCGTTGAGGGAGAGCTCCCTGCAGGGCGGAATCGTCGTGGTGACGTCGAGGTGTACGACCGGGACCGGTTTTTCACCGTGACTGGCGCGCACCTCTCCGGGACTCCCGCAGAAGTCGCTCGCCGGCAGGACGCCCTCCTCGCTGTGCACCACGAGTTCGTCCAGACCGCTGGTGAGGACGAGTCGACCACGCTGACCGAGACAACGGCCCACGCGGCATCGAACGGCGCCGCGGGGGTTGGAGACGACGACACACCAACCCAACCGGTGGGGCCGAATTCCGGGTTGCGCCGGAAATTCGGCCGGGATCCGCCGGCGGTTGACGACCCGGCCCTCGAGGCAGCGCTACACGGACTGTCGCCCGACGAGATTCCCGACCCCGTGCCTCGGACGATCGACGAGGTCGCGGGGCCGGGCGTGGACCTCCCGGATTCGGAGCTTCTCAGGCGAGCGATGGGCTCAAAGAGCGGCGATACCATCCAGGGACTCCTGGACGGCGACAGCTCGCTGTGGAGCGGGCGAGACAGCCGGTATCCGTCGCAGTCGGAAGCCGACATGGGCCTGTGCTTCTACATAGCCTTCTGGACCGGCGGTGATCCAGAGCGGATGGACCGGCTGTTCCGGGATTCGGGATTGATGCGCGAGAAGTGGGATCGGCGGCACTACGGGAATGGGGCATCCTATGGGAAGGTCTGTATCGCGAGAACGTTGCTGAAATTAGACGATTACTACGACCCTCCATCCAAGTCCACTACCGAGTCTGAGACGCCCACTCCCGAAGAGCAACCTCCCCCAAGTGTGTCGCAGCCCTCGGTGGACGACGAGAGCGCGATCGAACATGCCCAACGGCTCGCGACGGAAGTCCAACAACAGGAGCGCGAGTTAGCGGCACAACAAGAGCGGATTCACGAACTGGAGGCACAGGTTCAGTGGTACCGACGACTCGTCGCATCATTGGGCGTGGACTCTTCAGAGGAAGAAGCGGTGACTCCCACGGCGACCGACGTAGCCCGGAGTCTCGGTTCTGACGCTACGACAGCGGACGAGTCTGAGGAAACGCCCGGAGTCACCGACCGACTACGGCGATGGCTCTCGTGAGAGGCTCGTGTCCAATTTTATCAGCCACAATGGGCTGAGGGGATGCTGATTCGAGTACTGCGTTCGATGACTCGAATTTGAACGTCCTCTACACCACCCCCCATCGATGCCAACACTCATCAAGACCCTGCAGGCGACGTTCGTTCGCCCGACCGCTCACAAGGAGTCGAAACTCATCGAGCTCTGTGAGAGCTATCGTGAGGCCCTCCACGAGGCGTTTGACGCCGGCGCCAGCACGCTCTCTGCGGTCGGCGAGATCGTCGTCCCGTACGACCTCCCGTATCAGGCGAAAGCTGCTGTCTGTACGTTCGTGAGGCAACTGCGGCAGGTAGACCACG includes:
- a CDS encoding CocE/NonD family hydrolase, whose product is MVSDPNYDVVVRHDATVETRDGTGLATDIYRPAEPGSEEPLAEPKPALLVRTPYDKRERKRAERQGNWYAERGYVVAIQDVRGRFASEGEFYLLKNEAEDGADTVEWLAGRPYCDGQIGTMGTSYMAWVQNALATRDPEPLSAMFVNQGAANAWKATLRHHGAFELRWLTWALTIGGGFAKRGLDDADVQRRLAAVDTRDVLAGEPVTRGQSPLRWIPNYESYVFDYMTTPGSDDFWTDPSINFEVHYDKSADVPTVYAGSWYDSYAKATCDNFTALADRKESDHFLLMGAWTHGGQSTWTKPYAGEAAFGADMTRNYLETKLRFFDHYLKGRETWDEPRVQYFRMGTGEGTSTTAGRLRHGGEWVTGTDWPLPDTEFTSYYAHGDGRLVAERPAETDSATTYEFDPRNPVPTIGGNCSSYYTFEPRPESIEELPVADRPTKSITGRGGYDQRTRPETFGAEQPYGPLEERTDVVVFRTPPLTDPIEIAGPVRVRLYAATDVPDTDFTAKLVDEYPPSGDFPSGFALNLTDSICRARYRGYRRDPDFVDPGEIYAFDLELYPTANVFKTGRRIRLDVSSSNYPRYDVNHNTGDELYGGREYRQATNTVYHEADHPTHVELPIRPS
- a CDS encoding aminotransferase family protein, with product MASQSPERNEIEQLDRKYTLGTWTRQQDFDPTQIVDTDGPRLVTADGTSILDFSSQYVCTSLGYDADRVADAVAEQVRSVPYVSPGWSTEPRARLSEKLAEITPGSLQKTFYSTSGTEANEVAFKIARAYTGKHKILSRYRSYHGATAASLSASGDPRRVAQGPEIQPEVPGMIKGPDPYAYGSSLDPAESLAYIDEMLKLEGGTVAGVLVEPLVGSNGVLTPPDDYLPQLQQIAHDHGAVLICDEVMTGFGRTGEWFASTLYDAEPDIITMAKGLTGSYQPLAATTVTEEIAEYFEDTLLNQGHTFAGHPTACAAGVAAIETYEREGLIENAREIGQYLTSKLESLVERHPSVGERRGIGLHQGLELTRSEKERVPFEARADKVSSSTTVLDEVGADALANGVYFYTSVNTIVVTPPLTITEQAVDEAVDVLDEALEISDAAME
- a CDS encoding phage NrS-1 polymerase family protein: MPLNTITDGAIPDTIRALEQWICWREDDRDGKPTKVPIKPYRTSGTPFASATDPRTWRDFETALTYHRESTSRTDGIGFVFDPEAEIVGVDLDNCRDPNSEELELWAANIIDRLDSYTEISPSGTGIHVLVEGELPAGRNRRGDVEVYDRDRFFTVTGAHLSGTPAEVARRQDALLAVHHEFVQTAGEDESTTLTETTAHAASNGAAGVGDDDTPTQPVGPNSGLRRKFGRDPPAVDDPALEAALHGLSPDEIPDPVPRTIDEVAGPGVDLPDSELLRRAMGSKSGDTIQGLLDGDSSLWSGRDSRYPSQSEADMGLCFYIAFWTGGDPERMDRLFRDSGLMREKWDRRHYGNGASYGKVCIARTLLKLDDYYDPPSKSTTESETPTPEEQPPPSVSQPSVDDESAIEHAQRLATEVQQQERELAAQQERIHELEAQVQWYRRLVASLGVDSSEEEAVTPTATDVARSLGSDATTADESEETPGVTDRLRRWLS